A region of Drosophila mauritiana strain mau12 chromosome 3L, ASM438214v1, whole genome shotgun sequence DNA encodes the following proteins:
- the LOC117141631 gene encoding nucleosome-remodeling factor subunit NURF301 isoform X4, giving the protein MSGRGSRKRGRPPKTPNERASGRFNYQLLKKPKYLSEGKSQPSTPSASRGISPQSDEGSRSSHNNHTNRSRGSAAKRGRGRKSAVQPNTSSYSGRKGYESEYHYGSDFGDSEEDKSDNEDDMLLTPSDDESLEVANESESEFSVCSFNQNGVGRPPRPPSPEPVWLQEGRQYAALDLPDSSEDLFIANTHVLRALSIYEVLRRFRHMVRLSPFRFEDLCAALACEEQSALLTEVHIMLLKAILREEDAQGTHFGPLDQKDTVNISLYLIDSITWPEVLRSYVESDKTFDRNVFQILSQTEYPYTGIDNRLEVLQFLSDQFLTSNSIRDVMLQEGPIHYDDHCRVCHRLGDLLCCETCPAVYHLECVDPPMNDVPTEDWQCGLCRSHKVSGVVDCVLPQEKQGVLIRHDSLGVDRHGRKYWFIARRIFIEDQEDFTCWYYSTTSKLKLLLSRLDAEELETRLHSQITERRDEIERQMKLTETLTNEHKHTKRSVIEIEQEAKNELLEKEVLDEDEKDVDAKSEEGTKKPEECKMVTRQKSNQLTNGTLYFKLGMEQGFKNYVNQYSTNPIALNKPQRNEERDKRRHLSHKFSLTTASDFKWIGITMGTTDNMITTLRQTLINFESNIAASFLNINWVVNKKIWNAAVMNARRPSEFAVVLLLFQASLKSVVFANVWHEQLGHTTLQRITSAEREERKKLEKREKRERDDEEERNRLAFNYIKYTLGLKHQVWKQKGEEYRVHGQWGWLWLSSSRRCGVRARRAQPLTHNRVYVHYTMGEENDVNEIILVDPRTQRFMQQCESSNVDGQVCHYLPDQYKNVKVIEDVREKVKGHIDVSKALNAPGRTYYSKVARKSRLDDLLDRRLKLAEVEEQMASKVPSDTKPLLVSSQNVTANSKQTFLEKRLLRLTEVQAKGGPANVNLELVNSLAKQIQTVRLQFSQLNRFAKVFRCYTKECNTNSNAVSQITQNTCYSPLCLQKARAKKELLLLLRKAHTAGNGSKETVAAILGAVKKPSILEQKLTEGKRESSQVTVDDPEEGKPAESEAPLDLLQDWEHARAHAVPFSDSLLTECLLVDQECVTNTRIKQEGDGSGGSNTTPDSNTQDSDKIDYIESMDVCSNVEIESTEDSIVTGLNSGNAEDVDMTPGWRRKRNQKSKKSYIGTKDVLDQTLDKDIPLNKQNRRFPITARPVKRECVKKYERETFENGTERVYSTSSPRGRVYLLNDAAKLYEQAVKTEDKSTISKKPSYSRYPLISNFLTHKKKRSLLVLPRFELLKLARLGGKTSTNGFHHAAKNNTIWQYQCSRPLFRTCWSYRTSNATSLSSLALQLRILWSCLRWDDMIAKPPSTDGKHQVTTDTEIVTLELLKLRHSGRYGEKTSYLRRKVVIPLEMPKTVREVTSIRSGLRKRKRAESPQPTEPQISEEWVDEDKLELWEIKFMGEKQEKARLSAVTRSVASRQLDASGSSGSNTSTNGALGVAGRVQLAPKLSEDVKEKMEQQLKLQRAVHQQRKLVATGEVTRSVTPVKGQVIGSRRVIVKNPDGTTRIIQQAVTQVSRTGGANTAAAAASPTVGGSTSTQSNPSTSTPHKVQIIRGPDGKVSVRGLNPGQQLVQMPDGKLHVLTTTTSSNSAGQGNKIKVPIKPASASSSPAISSAQTTTNPVTPMIKQIAVKHVTKNSATQSIASSSRVALPLAQIKNKLLLAQQQQQSTSSPATSSSPVQKIVSKVVNASTSGQALQQVLVQSGSKLVLGQNAQGQKVIISTSATQQQGTSPVQQQQLVQSQPIQQSPQQISMTQIVVGGQRIILSPGQTIVTQRNVPQSQALQMVQQQIQTQQQQQQHHVVQPQQQFVVQSNQIVQSSPSAQTKLVKQLVVQQQSQQTIEEKTQISTTDSNETGTQQVLVPNSTLAQQLAQGKLQVATVNGQQVIVKPLGNNQAQIVAHIKHQGDGNAHIVTSNSATAVPQANPQNSPVKQQALPPQSPQQVVVQQQQIHQQSPTNFESGVTPITQQPVLTQTVQAPAQQQALSVEESLLQNQPPGTVIKCVTAQVLQTEHGPRIVLQGLVGNDFTAQQLQLVQTQVKQQLMKAQESNGKLGVLGPTKIYLAVQPENAVQSQPPPLTPVHQSAAHQQVGGGVSIAYTRMMNSNYFVRAIEEEEDYDDEIIVVCSPPNQIVHSPPCEVFEGRILESELPCRTNNNFEDQDNIEQHRLKYESEDLKRCSLQTNNIEIDADTLATTYEANSTIKDIAINNGDDQENSKCAETENSNITTNESFAGTSSLLEGSEQKEPTNLAGFDISETDLENKQNESFVVTRGYIQKSISNALKQGNLSPELEEKLVCMQKQQENANSTNEWESCSRSSVNEEALTSSRQTDDTEWKIRTSLKRPNAMTTSSQFNRILKKNRSKNDEVAELGEQKQSQLERHKELLKKNILRKRSLLERNLQSEIHEDVKTKVQRHVRPLSNASPDEHSENERSGEPNLDFKRTEVQNPRHGAGRPKKLTRKKEKLYCICRTPYDDTKFYVGCDLCSNWFHGDCVSITEEASKKLSEFICIDCKRARETQQLYCSCRQPYDESQFYICCDKCQDWFHGRCVGILQSEAEFIDEYVCPECQRKNDANAANMKKLTPNDVEELKNLIKQMQLHKSAWPFMEPVDPKEAPDYYKVIKEPMDLKRMEIKLESNTYTKLAEFIGDMTKIFDNCRYYNPKESSFYKCAEALESYFVQKIKNFRENVFGQRT; this is encoded by the exons TCTATGAAGTACTGCGACGATTTCGCCACATGGTCCGCCTTTCACCATTCCGATTTGAAGACTTGTGTGCAGCGCTGGCTTGTGAGGAGCAAAGTGCATTATTGACGGAGGTACACATAATGTTACTTAAAGCGATTCTTCGAGAAGAGGACGCGCAGGGTACACATTTTGGCCCGCTGGATCAAAAAGATACGGTTAATATAAGTCTTTACCTGATTGACTCTATAACGTGGCCGGAAGTTTTGCGAAGCTATGTGGAAAGCGATAAGACGTTTGATCGCAACGTGTTTCAGATTTTAAGCCAAACTGAATACCCGTACACGGGCATTGACAATCGGCTTGAAGTGCTCCAGTTTCTGTCAGATCAATTTTTAACTTCCAATTCTATACGAGATGTAATGCTGCAGGAGGGGCCTATTCATTATGATGACCATTGCCGCGTATGCCATCGGCTCGGTGATTTATTATGCTGCGAGACGTGCCCTGCTGTCTATCATTTGGAATGTGTGGACCCGCCAATGAATGACGTACCTACTGAGGATTGGCAGTGCGGGCTTTGCCGCTCGCATAAGGTAAGTGGCGTAGTGGACTGCGTGTTGCCACAGGAAAAACAAGGCGTGCTAATCCGGCATGATAGCCTCGGTGTTGATCGTCATGGGCGCAAATATTGGTTTATTGCACGTCGCATTTTTATCGAGGATCAGGAGGACTTTACATGCTGGTATTACAGTACGACAAGTAAGTTAAAATTGCTGCTCAGCCGACTGGACGCCGAAGAACTGGAAACTCGTCTGCATAGCCAGATTACAGAACGGAGAGACGAAATCGAGCGCCAAATGAAACTGACTGAGACCTTAACCAATGAACACAAACACACGAAGCGTAGTGTTATCGAAATCGAACAAGAGGCTAAAAATGAACTTTTGGAGAAAGAGGTCCTTGACGAGGATGAAAAAGATGTTGATGCTAAATCTGAAGAGGGAACAAAAAAACCAGAAGAATGTAAAATGGTCACGCGTCAAAAATCCAATCAGCTGACTAATGGTACTTTGTATTTCAAACTTGGTATGGAGCAAGGATTTAAAAATTATGTCAACCAGTATTCAACAAATCCGATTGCACTCAATAAGCCGCAACGAAACGAGGAGCGAGATAAGCGACGCCATCTGTCCCATAAGTTCTCGTTAACGACGGCTTCTGACTTTAAATGGATCGGTATAACCATGGGAACTACTGACAATATGATAACCACTCTGAGGCAAACATTGATAAACTTCGAATCCAATATAGCAGCttcctttttaaatattaactGGGTAGTTAACAAAAAAATTTGGAATGCTGCGGTGATGAACGCCCGTCGACCTTCTGAATTTGCGGTCGTATTGTTACTTTTTCAAGCGTCCCTTAAGAGCGTTGTTTTTGCCAACGTCTGGCATGAGCAACTCGGGCACACAACCTTGCAACGCATAACTAGTGCCGAACGAGAAGAGCGaaaaaagctggaaaagcgaGAGAAGCGCGAGCGGGATGATGAGGAAGAACGTAATCGCTTAGCATTTAACTACATAAAGTATACCCTGGGTCTCAAACATCAAGTCTGGAAGCAAAAAGGAGAAGAATACCGGGTACACGGGCAATGGGGCTGGCTTTGGCTCTCAAGCAGTCGACGCTGTGGTGTTCGTGCACGGCGAGCCCAGCCACTAACACACAATAGAGTCTACGTACATTACACCATGGGAGAGGAAAACGACgtaaatgaaattattttagTCGACCCACGCACCCAACGGTTTATGCAACAATGTGAGTCAAGCAATGTGGATGGACAGGTGTGTCATTATTTACCGGACCaatataaaaatgtgaaaGTTATAGAAGATGTTAGGGAGAAAGTCAAAGGGCACATCGACGTCAGCAAAGCGCTTAATGCTCCAGGTCGTACTTATTATTCGAAAGTGGCTCGCAAATCTAGGTTAGATGATTTATTGGATCGCCGTTTAAAGTTGGCCGAGGTCGAGGAGCAGATGGCTTCTAAAGTTCCTTCTGACACGAAGCCGCTTCTTGTTTCTTCTCAAAATGTTACAGCCAACAGCAAACAAACGTTTCTGGAGAAGCGTTTACTTCGCCTTACTGAAGTCCAAGCAAAGGGGGGTCCTGCAAACGTAAACTTGGAACTTGTTAATTCGCTGGCTAAACAAATTCAAACCGTGCGCTTACAATTTAGTCAGCTTAATCGGTTTGCTAAAGTTTTTCGTTGTTACACAAAGGAGTGTAACACCAATTCAAATGCTGTATCTCAAATAACCCAAAATACTTGCTACTCTCCATTATGTCTTCAAAAAGCTCGGGCCAAAAAGGAACTTCTTTTGCTGTTGCGAAAGGCGCACACTGCCGGTAATGGCTCAAAAGAGACAGTTGCCGCTATTTTGGGCGCTGTTAAAAAGCCATCTATTCTCGAGCAGAAGCTGACGGAGGGTAAAAGAGAATCATCTCAGGTGACCGTGGATGATCCCGAAGAGGGGAAGCCAGCTGAATCCGAAGCGCCGTTGGATTTACTTCAAGATTGGGAACATGCACGAGCGCACGCCGTTCCTTTTAGCGATTCTTTATTGACCGAGTGCCTGCTGGTTGACCAGGAGTGCGTAACCAACACGAGAATTAAACAAGAGGGGGATGGCAGTGGCGGAAGCAATACAACTCCTGACTCGAACACACAAGACTCCGATAAAATAGACTATATTGAGAGTATGGACGTTTGTAGTAATGTTGAAATTGAGAGTACCGAAGACTCCATTGTTACGGGCTTAAACTCTGGGAACGCTGAAGATGTCGATATGACACCTGGATGGCGGCGAAAGCGTAACCAGAAATCGAAAAAAAGCTACATCGGCACTAAGGATGTGTTGGATCAGACGTTAGACAAGGATATACCACTTAACAAACAGAACCGCAGATTTCCCATCACTGCACGTCCGGTTAAGCGCGAATGTGTGAAAAAATACGAACGAGAGACATTTGAGAATGGAACCGAGCGGGTCTATTCGACTAGTTCGCCTCGGGGTCGTGTATACCTCCTTAATGACGCAGCCAAGTTGTATGAGCAAGCTGTAAAAACTGAGGATAAGTCAACGATATCCAAAAAGCCATCATACTCTCGATACCCACTTATATCAAATTTTCTTACTCATAAAAAAAAGCGTAGCCTTTTAGTGCTACCACGATTTGAGTTACTGAAACTGGCTCGTCTAGGTGGAAAAACATCGACAAATGGTTTTCATCACGCAGCGAAAAATAACACAATTTGGCAGTATCAGTGCTCGCGTCCCCTCTTCCGAACCTGTTGGTCCTATAGAACATCTAATGCCACGTCCTTATCCAGCCTAGCACTTCAGCTACGAATATTGTGGTCGTGTCTCCGCTGGGATGACATGATAGCAAAGCCACCATCCACGGATGGGAAGCATCAGGTTACTACGGATACTGAAATTGTAACATTGGAATTGCTCAAACTTCGGCATTCAGGACGCTATGGTGAGAAAACAAGCTATTTGCGACGAAAAGTTGTTATTCCACTTGAAATGCCCAAGACTGTAAGAG AAGTAACATCTATACGATCTGGACTGCGAAAACGAAAGCGTGCTGAATCTCCTCAGCCAACCGAGCCACAAATAAGCGAGGAATGGGTCGACGAAGATAAATTGGAGCTatgggaaattaaatttatgggagaaaaacaagaaaaggCACGCCTATCAGCTGTCACCCGATCTGTAGCATCCCGTCAATTGGACGCAAGTGGTAGTAGTGGTTCCAACACTTCAACTAATGGAGCTCTTGGCGTCGCCGGACGCGTCCAACTGGCACCTAAGTTGAGTGAAGATGTTAAAGAAAAAATGGAACAACAATTGAAATTACAGCGCGCTGTTCATCAGCAGAGAAAATTGGTTGCAACTGGCGAAGTAACCCGTTCTGTGACACCAG TTAAAGGCCAGGTTATCGGTAGCAGGCGTGTCATTGTTAAAAACCCTGATGGCACAACTCGAATTATTCAGCAAGCAGTTACGCAGGTTTCAAGAACAGGAGGAGCTAatactgcagcagcagctgcttcACCTACTGTAGGAGGCTCGACAAGCACGCAGTCAAATCCATCCACATCTACACCGCATAAAGTACAAATTATAAGGGGCCCAGATGGCAAAGTAAGCGTACGCGGGTTAAATCCTGGGCAGCAGCTGGTTCAAATGCCGGATGGTAAACTCCATGTGCTGACTACCACAACATCTTCAAATTCGGCGGGGCAAG GAAACAAAATAAAGGTTCCCATTAAGCCAGCTTCTGCTTCGTCGTCACCCGCCATCAGTTCAGCACAGACTACTACAAATCCAGTGACGCCAATGATAAAGCAAATTGCAGTTAAACATGTCACAAAAAATTCAGCGACCCAATCCATAGCATCATCCTCGCGAGTAGCATTACCGCTTGCTCAAATTAAGAATAAGTTGTTACTggcccaacagcagcagcaatcaaCATCATCACCAGCAACTTCATCATCCCCCGTGCAAAAGATAGTGTCAAAAGTGGTTAACGCTAGTACCTCTGGGCAAGCTCTACAGCAAGTACTTGTGCAGTCTGGGTCAAAACTTGTATTGGGCCAAAACGCACAAGGACAAAAGGTTATTATATCTACATCGGCGACACAACAGCAAGGAACATCACCGGttcaacagcagcaactaGTACAATCGCAACCAATTCAGCAGTCACCACAGCAGATCTCCATGACACAG ATAGTAGTTGGCGGTCAACGGATTATCTTAAGCCCCGGTCAAACTATTGTTACTCAGAGGAATGTGCCGCAGAGTCAAGCATTGCAGATGGTTCAGCAGCAGATTCAAacccagcaacagcagcagcaacatcatgTCGTCCAGCCTCAGCAACAATTTGTGGTTCAATCAAACCAAATTGTACAATCTTCGCCAAGTGCACAAACCAAACTGGTTAAACAGCTTGTGGTTCAACAACAATCGCAGCAAACCATTgaagaaaaaacacaaatcagCACGACTGATAGCAATGAAACTGGCACACAACAAGTCTTGGTTCCAAATTCAACTTTAGCCCAGCAGTTAGCACAGGGCAAATTGCAGGTGGCAACAGTGAATGGGCAACAAGTAATCGTAAAACCGTTGGGAAATAATCAGGCTCAAATCGTGGCACATATTAAACACCAAGGTGATGGGAACGCTCACATCGTTACAAGTAATTCAGCCACTGCAGTACCTCAAGCTAACCCACAGAACTCACCAGTCAAGCAACAGGCTCTCCCACCACAAAGTCCACAACAAGTCGttgtgcagcagcaacagataCATCAACAGTCACCTACAAACTTCGAAAGTGGCGTTACCCCAATAACTCAACAGCCGGTTCTCACCCAGACTGTCCAGGCCCCAGCCCAACAGCAAGCCTTGAGTGTTGAGGAAAGTCTTTTGCAGAATCAGCCGCCTGGAACAGTAATTAAATGTGTCACCGCTCAAGTATTGCAAACCGAGCATGGTCCACGTATAGTATTGCAAGGCCTGGTGGGCAACGATTTCACTGCACAACAACTGCAATTGGTGCAAACGCAGGTGAAGCAGCAACTAATGAAGG CTCAAGAGTCAAATGGCAAACTTGGTGTTCTAGGCCCAACAAAAATATACTTGGCGGTACAGCCGGAAAATGCAGTTCAATCACAGCCACCTCCTCTAACACCAGTTCACCAATCGGCTGCGCATCAGCAA GTTGGTGGCGGCGTATCAATAGCTTATACTCGTATGAtgaattcaaattattttgtgCGAGCAattgaagaagaagaagattaTGATGATGAGATTATCGTCGTCTGCAGTCCGCCGAATCAAATTGTTCATTCACCCCCATGTGAAGTATTCGAAGGTAGAATTTTAGAAAGTGAATTGCCGTGCCGCACCAACAATAATT TTGAAGATCAAGACAATATTGAGCAGCATCGCCTAAAATATGAAAGTGAAGACCTTAAACGATGTTCATTGCAGACCAACAACATCGAAATCGACGCCGATACGCTAGCAACAACTTACGAAGCCAATTCAACTATTAAAGATATAGCCATTAATAATGGCGATGATCAGGAAAACAGTAAATGTgcagaaacagaaaattctAATATTACAACTAATGAGTCCTTTGCCGGTACATCTTCCCTATTAGAGGGTTCAGAGCAAAAGGAACCAACTAATCTTGCCGGCTTCGATATATCAGAAACAGACttagaaaataaacaaaacgaaaGCTTCGTTGTTACCAGAGGATACATACAGAAGT CTATTTCAAATGCTTTGAAACAAGGTAATTTAAGTCCGGAACTTGAAGAAAAACTTGTTTGTATGCAGAAGCAACAAGAAAATGCGAATTCGACGAATGAGTGGGAATCATGCTCAAGGAGCAGTGTGAATGAGGAAGCACTTACTTCCAGTCGCCAAACCGATGACACTGAATGGAAAATTCGTACTTCCTTAAAACGCCCAAATGCTATGACAACAAGCAGCCAATTTAAtcgaattttaaaaaaaaatcggaGCAAGAATGACGAAGTCGCTGAACTTGGAGAACAAAAGCAATCCCAGTTGGAACGTCATAAAGAATtgcttaaaaaaaatattttgcgcAAGCGTTCCTTATTAGAGCGCAATTTACAAAGCGAAATACACGAAGATGTAAAAACTAAAGTCCAAAGACATGTACGCCCCTTAAGTAACGCTTCACCGGACGAACATAGCGAAAATGAAAGAAGTGGCGAACCAAATTTAGATTTTAAACG GACAGAGGTGCAGAACCCCAGACATGGCGCCGGCCGACCAAAAAAGTTGAcaagaaaaaaggaaaagttgTATTGCATTTGCCGTACTCCATATGATGACACAAA GTTTTACGTGGGGTGCGACTTGTGCAGCAATTGGTTCCATGGGGATTGTGTCAGTATTACCGAGGAAGCTTCTAAAAAACTATCGGAGTTCATTTGCATTGATTGCAAGAGGGCGAGAGAAACGCAACAGCTTTACTGTAGCTGTCGTCAACCATATGACGAGTCACAATTTTATATATGCTGTGATAAGTGCCAGGATTGGTTTCATGGCCGTTGCGTTGGAATACTTCAGAGCGAAGCAGAGTTTATTGATGAATATGTTTGCCCTGAATGCCAACGCAAAAACGATGCTAACGctgcaaatatgaaaaaactGACTCCAAATGACGTTGAAGAGCTGAAAAACTTAATTAAGCAGATGCAG TTACACAAAAGTGCTTGGCCATTTATGGAACCGGTTGATCCGAAGGAAGCACCCGATTATTACAAAGTGATTAAAGAGCCAATGG ATCTCAAACGGATGGAAATTAAACTCGAATCAAACACCTATACGAAACTAGCTGAGTTCATAGGCGATATGACAAAAATTTTTGACAACTGCCGTTACTATAACCCAAAAGAATCATCCTTTTATAAGTGTGCTGAAGCACTAGAGTCATACTTtgtgcaaaaaattaaaaattttcgCGAAAATGTTTTTGGCCAAAGGACATAA